One stretch of Eupeodes corollae chromosome 2, idEupCoro1.1, whole genome shotgun sequence DNA includes these proteins:
- the LOC129945256 gene encoding 14-3-3 protein epsilon-like translates to MVEAMKKVASMDVELTVEERNLLSVAYKNVIGARRASWRIITSIEQKEENKGAEEKLEMIKTYCGQVEQELHDICSDILNVLEKHLMPCATCGESKVFYYKMKCDHHRYLAEFATGSDSKDAAENSLIAYKTASDIAMNDLPPTHPIRFLFI, encoded by the coding sequence ATGGTTGAGGCCATGAAGAAAGTCGCATCCATGGATGTTGAACTTACGGTTGAAGAGAGAAACCTTCTATCAGTCGCATATAAAAATGTGATTGGAGCTCGTCGTGCCTCATGGCGAATAATCACTTCAATCGAACAGAAGGAAGAAAACAAAGGAGCCGAAGAGAAGCTTGAAATGATCAAAACTTATTGCGGTCAAGTGGAACAAGAATTGCACGATATTTGTTCCGATATTCTAAATGTATTGGAAAAACATCTCATGCCATGTGCCACATGTGGCGAGAgtaaagtattttattataaaatgaagtGTGATCATCATCGTTATTTGGCTGAATTCGCTACCGGATCGGATAGTAAGGATGCCGCTGAGAACTCACTGATCGCCTATAAGACTGCCAGCGATATCGCCATGAACGATCTTCCTCCAACACATCCAATTCGTTTTTTATTCATCTAG